A region of Takifugu flavidus isolate HTHZ2018 chromosome 2, ASM371156v2, whole genome shotgun sequence DNA encodes the following proteins:
- the ppfia1 gene encoding liprin-alpha-1 isoform X4, whose product MMCEVMPTISEAEGPNGGNGASRRGSGSPLHSDSEGHFESLMVSMLEERDRLLDTLRETQENLGLTQSKLHEVSHERDSLQRQLNTALPQEFAALTKEVNVCREQLLEKEEEIAELKAERNNTRLLLEHLECLVSRHERSLRMTVVKRQAQSPAGVSSEVEVLKALKSLFEHHKALDEKVRERLRVALERCSVLEEQLTVSHKELAYHREQSSQRRGLADGTSEVNHNSENTPSTNGKRASDGSQNHEEESEPVFGKVSELQDVVDRQTADLGQMKERMATMVSRISELEEDLDTARKDLIKSEDMNTRLQRDLRESMAQKEDMEERITTLEKRYLAAQREATSVHDLNDKLENEVANKESLFKQSEDKNRQLQEKLELAEQKLQQTIRKAETLPEVEAELAQRVAALTKAEERHGNVEERLRQLEAQLEEKNQELLRARQREKMNEEHNKRLSDTVDKLLSESNERLQLHLKERMSALEEKNNLIRELEHTKKLIEDSHHEKEQLLIQIETIRAENDQGRSRSNSLLHGRSQMVNTPDFRFPVSSSSMMDSNSEHYGGALVQRRPQKGRMAALRDEPSKVQTLNEQEWERMQQANVLANVAQAFESDMDASDLDEDRETIFSSADLLSPAGQADAQTLALMLQEQLDAINNEIRMIQEEKESTAIRAEEIECRVGSNDGLGGRFRSMSSIPPSLCMGSSVGGSPPGSGHSTPRRIPRSPNRELDRMGVMTLPSDLRKHRRKATQEDKATIRCETSPPTTPRSMRLNRETGHASSHEDIRDIRGLSGLQDGQGSNPSSSNSSQDSLNKAAKKKSIKSSIGRLFGKKEKGRPSIPGKDSTSQAGTPESESSPKDGLGMGTLGGPAEKNRKLQKKHELLEEARRQGLPFAQWDGPTVVSWLELWVGMPAWYVAACRANVKSGAIMSALSDTEIQREIGISNPLHRLKLRLAIQEIMSLTSPSAPPTSRTTTGNVWVTHEEMESLAATPTTEDDEGSWAQQTLAYGDMNHEWIGNEWLPSLGLPQYRSYFMESLVDARMLDHLTKKDLRGQLKMVDSFHRNSFQCGVMCLRRLNYDRKELEKKRETSQMDLQDVLVWSNERVISWVQAIGLKEYSSNLYESGVHGALLALDEMFDHNALALLLQIPTQNTQARATLEREYNSLLAFGTDRRVEEDDDKNFRRAPSWRKKFRPKDMRGMSLGVSDTLPANFRVTGSNAASPSMQPKRSAMDGNRWSEDEGEFPAFKTRMMT is encoded by the exons CTCTTGCTGGAGCACCTGGAGTGCCTGGTGTCTCGACATGAACGCAGTTTGAGAATGACGGTGGTGAAGAGACAAGCACAGTCTCCCGCAGGAGTCTCCAGCGAAGTGGAAGTCCTCAAAGCCCTGAAGTCACTTTTTGAACACCACAAAGCTCTTGATGAGAAG GTGAGGGAGCGACTTCGTGTTGCCTTGGAGCGATGCAGcgtcctggaggagcagctcaccGTATCGCACAAAGAA TTGGCTTACCACAGGGAGCAGAGCAGTCAGAGGAGAGGGCTGGCTGATGGGACGAGCGAGGTCAACCACAACTCTGAGAACACACCAAGCACTAATGGCAAG AGGGCTTCAGATGGTTCACAGAATCACGAGGAGGAGTCAGAACCTGTGTTTGGGAAGGTCAGCGAGCTTCAGGATGTGGTGGACCGACAGACTGCCGATCTGGGCCAGATGAAGGAACGCATGGCCACAATGGTGTCACGCAtcagtgagctggaggaggacctggacaCGGCCCGTAAAGACCTGATCAAGTCTGAAGACATGAATACACGGCTGCAGCGAGACCTGAGAGAG TCGATGGCTCAaaaggaggacatggaggaaaGGATCACCACGCTGGAGAAACGCTACCTGGCAGCACAGCGGGAGGCCACGTCTGTCCACGACCTCAACGATAAGTTGGAGAATGAAGTAGCCAACAAGGAGTCCCTCTTCAAACAA AGTGAAGACAAAAACCGCCAACTCCAAGAGAAACTGGAGCTGGctgagcagaagctgcagcagaccaTCCGCAAGGCAGAGACGCTGCCGGAGGTGGAAGCAGAGCTAGCTCAGAGAGTCGCTGCTCTCACAAAG GCTGAAGAGCGTCACGGCAATGTTGAAGAGAGACTTAGGCAACTGGAAGCTCAGCTAGAGGAGAAGAACCAGGAGCTGCTCAGG GCGCggcagagagagaagatgaaCGAGGAGCACAACAAGCGTCTGTCTGATACTGTGGACAAACTCCTCTCAGAGTCTAATGAGAGGCTGCAGCTTCACCTCAAGGAGAGAATGTCCGCCCTGGAGGAAAAG AACAATCTCATAAGAGAACTGGAACACACTAAGAAGCTGATTGAGGATTCGCACCATGAGAAG GAGCAGCTCTTGATCCAGATTGAGACCATCAGGGCTGAGAATGACCAAGGTCGGAGCAGGAGCAACTCCTTGCTGCATGG aCGTTCTCAGATGGTCAACACTCCAGATTTCAGGTTCCCGGTGTCGTCTTCGTCAATGATGGACAGTAACTCAGAACATTACGGTGGTGCTCTGGTGCAGCGGCGGCCTCAGAAAGGACGGATGGCGGCGCTCCGTGATGAACCATCCAAG GTGCAAACACTAAACGAGCAGGAGTGGGAGCGCATGCAGCAGGCCAATGTACTGGCCAATGTGGCCCAGGCCTTTGAGAGTGACATGGATGCATCGGACCTAGATGAGGACAGAGAGACAATCTTTAGTTCAGCGGACCTGCTGTCACCTGCTGGTCAGGCTGATGCACAGACTCTTGCCTTAATGTTGCAGGAGCAGCTAGATGCTATCAACAATGAAATTAG GATGatccaggaggagaaggaaagcaCAGCTATTCGGGCAGAGGAGATTGAGTGTCGGGTGGGCAGCAACGATGGCCTCGGAGGACGTTTCCGCTCCATGAGCTCTATTCCTCCGTCACTCTGTATGGGCTCCTCTGTAGGGGGCTCACCACCTGGTTCTGGTCACTCCACCCCAAGACGCATTCCACGTAGCCCCAACAGAGAGTTGGACCGAATGGGTGTCATGACCTTg CCTAGTGACCTGCGCAAGCATCGCAGGAAG GCCACCCAGGAAGACAAGGCCACGATCCGCTGTGAGACATCCCCTCCCACCACGCCACGCTCCATGAGGTTGAACAGGGAGACCGGCCATGCTTCAAGCCACGAAGACATCAGAGACATCCGAGG TCTGTCCGGCCTGCAGGACGGTCAGGGCAGCaaccccagcagcagcaacagcagccaggaCTCCCTCAACAAAGCAGCCAAGAAAAAGAGCATCAAGTCTTCCATTGGACGCCTCTttgggaagaaagagaaaggccGACCCAGCATTCCTGGAAAAGACTCTACCAGTCAAG CTGGCACTCCCGAATCAGAGAGTTCTCCGAAGGATGGTTTAGGAATGGGGACCCTGGGGGGTCCTGCAGAGAAGAACAGGAAACTTCAGAAGAA GCATGAATTATTGGAGGAGGCTCGAAGGCAGGGCCTGCCCTTTGCTCAGTGGGACGGaccgactgttgtgtcctggcTGGAG CTGTGGGTGGGCATGCCAGCCTGGTATGTGGCAGCCTGTCGTGCTAACGTAAAGAGCGGAGCCATCATGTCAGCGCTGTCGGACACAGAGATCCAAAGGGAGATTGGCATCAGCAACCCCTTACACCGTCTAAAACTTCGCCTGGCCATCCAGGAAATCATGTCTCTCACCAGCCCCTCCGCTCCGCCCACCTCTAGAACG ACCACTGGAAACGTTTGGGTCACACATGAAGAAATGGAAAGTTTGGCAGCCACGCCCACCACG GAGGATGACGAGGGTAGCTGGGCCCAG CAGACGCTGGCGTACGGCGACATGAACCATGAGTGGATCGGGAACGAGTGGCTTCCCAGCCTGGGTTTGCCACAATATCGCTCATACTTCATGGAGTCCCTGGTGGACGCCCGTATGCTTGACCACCTCACAAAGAAGGACCTCAGAGGACAGCTGAAGATGGTGGACAGCTTCCACAG GAACAGTTTTCAGTGTGGAGTGATGTGTCTGAGGAGGCTCAACTATGAcaggaaggagctggagaagaaacgGGAGACATCTCAAATGGACCTCCAAG ATGTGCTGGTGTGGAGTAATGAGCGTGTGATCAGCTGGGTCCAGGCCATTGGGCTGAAGGAGTACAGCAGCAACCTTTATGAGAGCGGAGTCCACGGAGCGCTGCTCGCTCTGGACGAGATGTTTGACCACAACGCCTTggctttgctgctgcagatccccacacagaacacacag GCCAGAGCAACTCTGGAGCGGGAGTACAACAGTCTGCTGGCCTTCGGCACGGACAGGAGGGTAGAGGAG GATGACGATAAGAACTTCCGCCGCGCTCCATCGTGGAGGAAGAAGTTCAGGCCCAAAGACATGAGGGGGATGTCCTTGGGAGTGTCCGACACTCTGCCCGCTAACTTCCGGGTGACGGGCAGCAACGCCGCTTCTCCCTCCATGCAGCCAAAGAGGAGCGCTATGGACG GTAACCGCTGGTCTGAGGACGAGGGGGAGTTCCCTGCCTTCAAGACCAGGATGATGACCTGA
- the ppfia1 gene encoding liprin-alpha-1 isoform X7: MMCEVMPTISEAEGPNGGNGASRRGSGSPLHSDSEGHFESLMVSMLEERDRLLDTLRETQENLGLTQSKLHEVSHERDSLQRQLNTALPQEFAALTKEVNVCREQLLEKEEEIAELKAERNNTRLLLEHLECLVSRHERSLRMTVVKRQAQSPAGVSSEVEVLKALKSLFEHHKALDEKVRERLRVALERCSVLEEQLTVSHKELAYHREQSSQRRGLADGTSEVNHNSENTPSTNGKRASDGSQNHEEESEPVFGKVSELQDVVDRQTADLGQMKERMATMVSRISELEEDLDTARKDLIKSEDMNTRLQRDLRESMAQKEDMEERITTLEKRYLAAQREATSVHDLNDKLENEVANKESLFKQSEDKNRQLQEKLELAEQKLQQTIRKAETLPEVEAELAQRVAALTKAEERHGNVEERLRQLEAQLEEKNQELLRARQREKMNEEHNKRLSDTVDKLLSESNERLQLHLKERMSALEEKNNLIRELEHTKKLIEDSHHEKEQLLIQIETIRAENDQGRSRSNSLLHGRSQMVNTPDFRFPVSSSSMMDSNSEHYGGALVQRRPQKGRMAALRDEPSKVQTLNEQEWERMQQANVLANVAQAFESDMDASDLDEDRETIFSSADLLSPAGQADAQTLALMLQEQLDAINNEIRMIQEEKESTAIRAEEIECRVGSNDGLGGRFRSMSSIPPSLCMGSSVGGSPPGSGHSTPRRIPRSPNRELDRMGVMTLPSDLRKHRRKATQEDKATIRCETSPPTTPRSMRLNRETGHASSHEDIRDIRGLSGLQDGQGSNPSSSNSSQDSLNKAAKKKSIKSSIGRLFGKKEKGRPSIPGKDSTSQAGTPESESSPKDGLGMGTLGGPAEKNRKLQKNPKTGHELLEEARRQGLPFAQWDGPTVVSWLELWVGMPAWYVAACRANVKSGAIMSALSDTEIQREIGISNPLHRLKLRLAIQEIMSLTSPSAPPTSRTTTGNVWVTHEEMESLAATPTTQTLAYGDMNHEWIGNEWLPSLGLPQYRSYFMESLVDARMLDHLTKKDLRGQLKMVDSFHRNSFQCGVMCLRRLNYDRKELEKKRETSQMDLQDVLVWSNERVISWVQAIGLKEYSSNLYESGVHGALLALDEMFDHNALALLLQIPTQNTQARATLEREYNSLLAFGTDRRVEEDDDKNFRRAPSWRKKFRPKDMRGMSLGVSDTLPANFRVTGSNAASPSMQPKRSAMDGNRWSEDEGEFPAFKTRMMT, encoded by the exons CTCTTGCTGGAGCACCTGGAGTGCCTGGTGTCTCGACATGAACGCAGTTTGAGAATGACGGTGGTGAAGAGACAAGCACAGTCTCCCGCAGGAGTCTCCAGCGAAGTGGAAGTCCTCAAAGCCCTGAAGTCACTTTTTGAACACCACAAAGCTCTTGATGAGAAG GTGAGGGAGCGACTTCGTGTTGCCTTGGAGCGATGCAGcgtcctggaggagcagctcaccGTATCGCACAAAGAA TTGGCTTACCACAGGGAGCAGAGCAGTCAGAGGAGAGGGCTGGCTGATGGGACGAGCGAGGTCAACCACAACTCTGAGAACACACCAAGCACTAATGGCAAG AGGGCTTCAGATGGTTCACAGAATCACGAGGAGGAGTCAGAACCTGTGTTTGGGAAGGTCAGCGAGCTTCAGGATGTGGTGGACCGACAGACTGCCGATCTGGGCCAGATGAAGGAACGCATGGCCACAATGGTGTCACGCAtcagtgagctggaggaggacctggacaCGGCCCGTAAAGACCTGATCAAGTCTGAAGACATGAATACACGGCTGCAGCGAGACCTGAGAGAG TCGATGGCTCAaaaggaggacatggaggaaaGGATCACCACGCTGGAGAAACGCTACCTGGCAGCACAGCGGGAGGCCACGTCTGTCCACGACCTCAACGATAAGTTGGAGAATGAAGTAGCCAACAAGGAGTCCCTCTTCAAACAA AGTGAAGACAAAAACCGCCAACTCCAAGAGAAACTGGAGCTGGctgagcagaagctgcagcagaccaTCCGCAAGGCAGAGACGCTGCCGGAGGTGGAAGCAGAGCTAGCTCAGAGAGTCGCTGCTCTCACAAAG GCTGAAGAGCGTCACGGCAATGTTGAAGAGAGACTTAGGCAACTGGAAGCTCAGCTAGAGGAGAAGAACCAGGAGCTGCTCAGG GCGCggcagagagagaagatgaaCGAGGAGCACAACAAGCGTCTGTCTGATACTGTGGACAAACTCCTCTCAGAGTCTAATGAGAGGCTGCAGCTTCACCTCAAGGAGAGAATGTCCGCCCTGGAGGAAAAG AACAATCTCATAAGAGAACTGGAACACACTAAGAAGCTGATTGAGGATTCGCACCATGAGAAG GAGCAGCTCTTGATCCAGATTGAGACCATCAGGGCTGAGAATGACCAAGGTCGGAGCAGGAGCAACTCCTTGCTGCATGG aCGTTCTCAGATGGTCAACACTCCAGATTTCAGGTTCCCGGTGTCGTCTTCGTCAATGATGGACAGTAACTCAGAACATTACGGTGGTGCTCTGGTGCAGCGGCGGCCTCAGAAAGGACGGATGGCGGCGCTCCGTGATGAACCATCCAAG GTGCAAACACTAAACGAGCAGGAGTGGGAGCGCATGCAGCAGGCCAATGTACTGGCCAATGTGGCCCAGGCCTTTGAGAGTGACATGGATGCATCGGACCTAGATGAGGACAGAGAGACAATCTTTAGTTCAGCGGACCTGCTGTCACCTGCTGGTCAGGCTGATGCACAGACTCTTGCCTTAATGTTGCAGGAGCAGCTAGATGCTATCAACAATGAAATTAG GATGatccaggaggagaaggaaagcaCAGCTATTCGGGCAGAGGAGATTGAGTGTCGGGTGGGCAGCAACGATGGCCTCGGAGGACGTTTCCGCTCCATGAGCTCTATTCCTCCGTCACTCTGTATGGGCTCCTCTGTAGGGGGCTCACCACCTGGTTCTGGTCACTCCACCCCAAGACGCATTCCACGTAGCCCCAACAGAGAGTTGGACCGAATGGGTGTCATGACCTTg CCTAGTGACCTGCGCAAGCATCGCAGGAAG GCCACCCAGGAAGACAAGGCCACGATCCGCTGTGAGACATCCCCTCCCACCACGCCACGCTCCATGAGGTTGAACAGGGAGACCGGCCATGCTTCAAGCCACGAAGACATCAGAGACATCCGAGG TCTGTCCGGCCTGCAGGACGGTCAGGGCAGCaaccccagcagcagcaacagcagccaggaCTCCCTCAACAAAGCAGCCAAGAAAAAGAGCATCAAGTCTTCCATTGGACGCCTCTttgggaagaaagagaaaggccGACCCAGCATTCCTGGAAAAGACTCTACCAGTCAAG CTGGCACTCCCGAATCAGAGAGTTCTCCGAAGGATGGTTTAGGAATGGGGACCCTGGGGGGTCCTGCAGAGAAGAACAGGAAACTTCAGAAGAA TCCAAAGACAGG GCATGAATTATTGGAGGAGGCTCGAAGGCAGGGCCTGCCCTTTGCTCAGTGGGACGGaccgactgttgtgtcctggcTGGAG CTGTGGGTGGGCATGCCAGCCTGGTATGTGGCAGCCTGTCGTGCTAACGTAAAGAGCGGAGCCATCATGTCAGCGCTGTCGGACACAGAGATCCAAAGGGAGATTGGCATCAGCAACCCCTTACACCGTCTAAAACTTCGCCTGGCCATCCAGGAAATCATGTCTCTCACCAGCCCCTCCGCTCCGCCCACCTCTAGAACG ACCACTGGAAACGTTTGGGTCACACATGAAGAAATGGAAAGTTTGGCAGCCACGCCCACCACG CAGACGCTGGCGTACGGCGACATGAACCATGAGTGGATCGGGAACGAGTGGCTTCCCAGCCTGGGTTTGCCACAATATCGCTCATACTTCATGGAGTCCCTGGTGGACGCCCGTATGCTTGACCACCTCACAAAGAAGGACCTCAGAGGACAGCTGAAGATGGTGGACAGCTTCCACAG GAACAGTTTTCAGTGTGGAGTGATGTGTCTGAGGAGGCTCAACTATGAcaggaaggagctggagaagaaacgGGAGACATCTCAAATGGACCTCCAAG ATGTGCTGGTGTGGAGTAATGAGCGTGTGATCAGCTGGGTCCAGGCCATTGGGCTGAAGGAGTACAGCAGCAACCTTTATGAGAGCGGAGTCCACGGAGCGCTGCTCGCTCTGGACGAGATGTTTGACCACAACGCCTTggctttgctgctgcagatccccacacagaacacacag GCCAGAGCAACTCTGGAGCGGGAGTACAACAGTCTGCTGGCCTTCGGCACGGACAGGAGGGTAGAGGAG GATGACGATAAGAACTTCCGCCGCGCTCCATCGTGGAGGAAGAAGTTCAGGCCCAAAGACATGAGGGGGATGTCCTTGGGAGTGTCCGACACTCTGCCCGCTAACTTCCGGGTGACGGGCAGCAACGCCGCTTCTCCCTCCATGCAGCCAAAGAGGAGCGCTATGGACG GTAACCGCTGGTCTGAGGACGAGGGGGAGTTCCCTGCCTTCAAGACCAGGATGATGACCTGA
- the ppfia1 gene encoding liprin-alpha-1 isoform X2 → MMCEVMPTISEAEGPNGGNGASRRGSGSPLHSDSEGHFESLMVSMLEERDRLLDTLRETQENLGLTQSKLHEVSHERDSLQRQLNTALPQEFAALTKEVNVCREQLLEKEEEIAELKAERNNTRLLLEHLECLVSRHERSLRMTVVKRQAQSPAGVSSEVEVLKALKSLFEHHKALDEKVRERLRVALERCSVLEEQLTVSHKELAYHREQSSQRRGLADGTSEVNHNSENTPSTNGKRASDGSQNHEEESEPVFGKVSELQDVVDRQTADLGQMKERMATMVSRISELEEDLDTARKDLIKSEDMNTRLQRDLRESMAQKEDMEERITTLEKRYLAAQREATSVHDLNDKLENEVANKESLFKQSEDKNRQLQEKLELAEQKLQQTIRKAETLPEVEAELAQRVAALTKAEERHGNVEERLRQLEAQLEEKNQELLRARQREKMNEEHNKRLSDTVDKLLSESNERLQLHLKERMSALEEKNNLIRELEHTKKLIEDSHHEKEQLLIQIETIRAENDQGRSRSNSLLHGRSQMVNTPDFRFPVSSSSMMDSNSEHYGGALVQRRPQKGRMAALRDEPSKVQTLNEQEWERMQQANVLANVAQAFESDMDASDLDEDRETIFSSADLLSPAGQADAQTLALMLQEQLDAINNEIRMIQEEKESTAIRAEEIECRVGSNDGLGGRFRSMSSIPPSLCMGSSVGGSPPGSGHSTPRRIPRSPNRELDRMGVMTLPSDLRKHRRKATQEDKATIRCETSPPTTPRSMRLNRETGHASSHEDIRDIRGLSGLQDGQGSNPSSSNSSQDSLNKAAKKKSIKSSIGRLFGKKEKGRPSIPGKDSTSQAGTPESESSPKDGLGMGTLGGPAEKNRKLQKNPKTGHELLEEARRQGLPFAQWDGPTVVSWLELWVGMPAWYVAACRANVKSGAIMSALSDTEIQREIGISNPLHRLKLRLAIQEIMSLTSPSAPPTSRTTTGNVWVTHEEMESLAATPTTEDDEGSWAQTLAYGDMNHEWIGNEWLPSLGLPQYRSYFMESLVDARMLDHLTKKDLRGQLKMVDSFHRNSFQCGVMCLRRLNYDRKELEKKRETSQMDLQDVLVWSNERVISWVQAIGLKEYSSNLYESGVHGALLALDEMFDHNALALLLQIPTQNTQARATLEREYNSLLAFGTDRRVEEDDDKNFRRAPSWRKKFRPKDMRGMSLGVSDTLPANFRVTGSNAASPSMQPKRSAMDGNRWSEDEGEFPAFKTRMMT, encoded by the exons CTCTTGCTGGAGCACCTGGAGTGCCTGGTGTCTCGACATGAACGCAGTTTGAGAATGACGGTGGTGAAGAGACAAGCACAGTCTCCCGCAGGAGTCTCCAGCGAAGTGGAAGTCCTCAAAGCCCTGAAGTCACTTTTTGAACACCACAAAGCTCTTGATGAGAAG GTGAGGGAGCGACTTCGTGTTGCCTTGGAGCGATGCAGcgtcctggaggagcagctcaccGTATCGCACAAAGAA TTGGCTTACCACAGGGAGCAGAGCAGTCAGAGGAGAGGGCTGGCTGATGGGACGAGCGAGGTCAACCACAACTCTGAGAACACACCAAGCACTAATGGCAAG AGGGCTTCAGATGGTTCACAGAATCACGAGGAGGAGTCAGAACCTGTGTTTGGGAAGGTCAGCGAGCTTCAGGATGTGGTGGACCGACAGACTGCCGATCTGGGCCAGATGAAGGAACGCATGGCCACAATGGTGTCACGCAtcagtgagctggaggaggacctggacaCGGCCCGTAAAGACCTGATCAAGTCTGAAGACATGAATACACGGCTGCAGCGAGACCTGAGAGAG TCGATGGCTCAaaaggaggacatggaggaaaGGATCACCACGCTGGAGAAACGCTACCTGGCAGCACAGCGGGAGGCCACGTCTGTCCACGACCTCAACGATAAGTTGGAGAATGAAGTAGCCAACAAGGAGTCCCTCTTCAAACAA AGTGAAGACAAAAACCGCCAACTCCAAGAGAAACTGGAGCTGGctgagcagaagctgcagcagaccaTCCGCAAGGCAGAGACGCTGCCGGAGGTGGAAGCAGAGCTAGCTCAGAGAGTCGCTGCTCTCACAAAG GCTGAAGAGCGTCACGGCAATGTTGAAGAGAGACTTAGGCAACTGGAAGCTCAGCTAGAGGAGAAGAACCAGGAGCTGCTCAGG GCGCggcagagagagaagatgaaCGAGGAGCACAACAAGCGTCTGTCTGATACTGTGGACAAACTCCTCTCAGAGTCTAATGAGAGGCTGCAGCTTCACCTCAAGGAGAGAATGTCCGCCCTGGAGGAAAAG AACAATCTCATAAGAGAACTGGAACACACTAAGAAGCTGATTGAGGATTCGCACCATGAGAAG GAGCAGCTCTTGATCCAGATTGAGACCATCAGGGCTGAGAATGACCAAGGTCGGAGCAGGAGCAACTCCTTGCTGCATGG aCGTTCTCAGATGGTCAACACTCCAGATTTCAGGTTCCCGGTGTCGTCTTCGTCAATGATGGACAGTAACTCAGAACATTACGGTGGTGCTCTGGTGCAGCGGCGGCCTCAGAAAGGACGGATGGCGGCGCTCCGTGATGAACCATCCAAG GTGCAAACACTAAACGAGCAGGAGTGGGAGCGCATGCAGCAGGCCAATGTACTGGCCAATGTGGCCCAGGCCTTTGAGAGTGACATGGATGCATCGGACCTAGATGAGGACAGAGAGACAATCTTTAGTTCAGCGGACCTGCTGTCACCTGCTGGTCAGGCTGATGCACAGACTCTTGCCTTAATGTTGCAGGAGCAGCTAGATGCTATCAACAATGAAATTAG GATGatccaggaggagaaggaaagcaCAGCTATTCGGGCAGAGGAGATTGAGTGTCGGGTGGGCAGCAACGATGGCCTCGGAGGACGTTTCCGCTCCATGAGCTCTATTCCTCCGTCACTCTGTATGGGCTCCTCTGTAGGGGGCTCACCACCTGGTTCTGGTCACTCCACCCCAAGACGCATTCCACGTAGCCCCAACAGAGAGTTGGACCGAATGGGTGTCATGACCTTg CCTAGTGACCTGCGCAAGCATCGCAGGAAG GCCACCCAGGAAGACAAGGCCACGATCCGCTGTGAGACATCCCCTCCCACCACGCCACGCTCCATGAGGTTGAACAGGGAGACCGGCCATGCTTCAAGCCACGAAGACATCAGAGACATCCGAGG TCTGTCCGGCCTGCAGGACGGTCAGGGCAGCaaccccagcagcagcaacagcagccaggaCTCCCTCAACAAAGCAGCCAAGAAAAAGAGCATCAAGTCTTCCATTGGACGCCTCTttgggaagaaagagaaaggccGACCCAGCATTCCTGGAAAAGACTCTACCAGTCAAG CTGGCACTCCCGAATCAGAGAGTTCTCCGAAGGATGGTTTAGGAATGGGGACCCTGGGGGGTCCTGCAGAGAAGAACAGGAAACTTCAGAAGAA TCCAAAGACAGG GCATGAATTATTGGAGGAGGCTCGAAGGCAGGGCCTGCCCTTTGCTCAGTGGGACGGaccgactgttgtgtcctggcTGGAG CTGTGGGTGGGCATGCCAGCCTGGTATGTGGCAGCCTGTCGTGCTAACGTAAAGAGCGGAGCCATCATGTCAGCGCTGTCGGACACAGAGATCCAAAGGGAGATTGGCATCAGCAACCCCTTACACCGTCTAAAACTTCGCCTGGCCATCCAGGAAATCATGTCTCTCACCAGCCCCTCCGCTCCGCCCACCTCTAGAACG ACCACTGGAAACGTTTGGGTCACACATGAAGAAATGGAAAGTTTGGCAGCCACGCCCACCACG GAGGATGACGAGGGTAGCTGGGCCCAG ACGCTGGCGTACGGCGACATGAACCATGAGTGGATCGGGAACGAGTGGCTTCCCAGCCTGGGTTTGCCACAATATCGCTCATACTTCATGGAGTCCCTGGTGGACGCCCGTATGCTTGACCACCTCACAAAGAAGGACCTCAGAGGACAGCTGAAGATGGTGGACAGCTTCCACAG GAACAGTTTTCAGTGTGGAGTGATGTGTCTGAGGAGGCTCAACTATGAcaggaaggagctggagaagaaacgGGAGACATCTCAAATGGACCTCCAAG ATGTGCTGGTGTGGAGTAATGAGCGTGTGATCAGCTGGGTCCAGGCCATTGGGCTGAAGGAGTACAGCAGCAACCTTTATGAGAGCGGAGTCCACGGAGCGCTGCTCGCTCTGGACGAGATGTTTGACCACAACGCCTTggctttgctgctgcagatccccacacagaacacacag GCCAGAGCAACTCTGGAGCGGGAGTACAACAGTCTGCTGGCCTTCGGCACGGACAGGAGGGTAGAGGAG GATGACGATAAGAACTTCCGCCGCGCTCCATCGTGGAGGAAGAAGTTCAGGCCCAAAGACATGAGGGGGATGTCCTTGGGAGTGTCCGACACTCTGCCCGCTAACTTCCGGGTGACGGGCAGCAACGCCGCTTCTCCCTCCATGCAGCCAAAGAGGAGCGCTATGGACG GTAACCGCTGGTCTGAGGACGAGGGGGAGTTCCCTGCCTTCAAGACCAGGATGATGACCTGA